The Strix uralensis isolate ZFMK-TIS-50842 chromosome 4, bStrUra1, whole genome shotgun sequence genomic interval GGTGCTATTTTAATGGGGTTTTTCCATATGGAAAAAAAGGCTTACGTAATTATGCTGCATATATCTGCTTGTTTGTCCTGCTTGTTCAACCTTTGAATGCAAATCTGACCATGACATGATAATCTAAGTATTATAAATTCCTAGAATGATCACGAAATTACAGGCAACAAGTAGAAGGAAAAGGCACCCTGAGTCTTCTGGAGGGAAAGACAGCAGATCAGCTCACTTCCAGACATCAGAAAATCTGcacagaaaattgcttttgaCAAAAATCCATAGGAATCCAGAGTTCATTGGGTTtactgtttgcttgtttttaattgCTCTAGTCAGtccttagaattttttttttttaagtgattcaCATTGTATGAAATTTAAGCAATAAATGTCACTGGGGTACTCCCTTGGCAGGACTCGAATTGCGTGAGACTGTACAGGAAGTTTTCTGTAGTCTCTATAAATACTTAGTCAAACAGACagtaatctctctctctctctcctcttcagaTTTCTACTGCATGCCTTGGATACATGCTTCTAATCAACTTACGAGCTTTCCTTGACCTGTGCTTCTTTTCCTAACACTGATCTGACTATGGCTGTCCTCAAAGTAAAATTCACCAAAACTAAAAGGGACAAATTGGCTCAGATCTTATGGATCCTCAACTGGGTTTCTGTAGTAAGCGGGGTCATTCTCTTCAGTCTTGGCCTCTTTCTGAAAATAGAGATCAAGAAGCGCAATGAAGTGATGGCAAAAGGGGACATTAACTCTGTCCCCAACATGCTGATCTCTGTAGGGGTCATAGCTTGTATCATCAACTTTCTGGGTGGCAAAATCTGCTACGACTGCTCAGATGCCAACAAGTTTTCTCGGTGGAAACTAGTTATGCTCCCATACATCGTATGTACCTTCTGTTTTACCTTCTCCATCCTGGTGGGTGCTCTCATGTGCTATGCCATGAGGAACGAGCTGGAAGAGTCTCTCTATCTGGGACTGAGGGATGCTATTAAGTTCTATAAGGACACAGACATACCTGGACGatgtttcttaaagaaaacagtgGATATGTTACAAATTGGATTCCAGTGCTGTGGAAACAACGGCTTTAGAGACTGGTTTGAAATTCAGTGGGTATCTACTCGTTATCTGAATATGGCTTCCAAGGAAGTGCTGGAGTAAGTATTTACTATTCATAACAAAAAATTCTATGAGAAAAACTCATTCAAGAAGGCAAAGTAGATACTAGTTTTTACTGAACCTTTGTCTCTTAATCAAAGAACCATAGAATGACCACATTACTCACAAAAGATGCTAACTACATTCACAGTCGAAAGTTGCCTTTTGCTAAATTTTTGGGGACACTAAGCAAAGCAAAGATGTATCTTTCCTTTTTTAGCATGGTGAATTAACTACCTCAAAATTTCAATTATAGCGAGCcgataagggaaagaaaaaaaggactgtaCTATCAATACACATTGCACAGTCAGTCCTAAACACTGAAAGACCCTTCTCCTTCAAGATATTAGACTTTGCAAGCCCAGGTTCAAATCTATATGTTCACATGTGAGAAACTGCCAACACCGTGTACTCTGCATAAAAAAGGAGAACAACCCTCGAaatttttggtggtggttgtgctTCACATGATGTAGCAATTGTGAAATTATACAGTCAAAAAGAAGAGTCTGGTAATTCTTACAGACAATAGAAAaggtaacaataaaaaaaattttaaggtaGACAATCCAATATGTAATAATTCttctaaagctgaaaaaaagtCTTCACTGATGAGATCATAGAAGCTACATATTCCTGGGAAAGACAAACACAAAAAGCTTGACTGGCATTTCTCAAGTGTTCTGTTTCGTTGAACTCAAAAATCAGTGACAATAAAGCCAGAGGATGGAAGGCCAAAGACCTTACGTTCACAGAATGTGCAACTTGAAACTGCCATCATAGCAAAGCGTATATACAGAGCTGCAAATATAGCGGAGGACAGGACCTAGGAGAATCCGGACAAGAGGGCATCAACATGCATAAGGCAGTTGGCTGTGGACATAAAGCAAGCTTTAGAACAAGTGTTCTCAAGAGAGAAGTTGGAAAACAACAGTGACACAAACCAGACTGACCCAAGATGTGTTTTCAATCCTGGTTCTACACTGAAAAGTGACATGACACCAAAGATGGTCCACAGAACTTAAGAGTAGTATCTTATTGTGAGGACAAAAGTAAAATCTACTGCCTTTTATTTCCGTGCAGAACATGCAGAAACTGTAATGTTTTACCCAGAATCTTAGCTAAACTGTCTTCTTCTGTAGGGTCACCTGTGCTCtgccattattttttaaataggctGTCAATTAATTTTTGCCCCATGTAGGCAAAATATGCCAGTGAAATGTGTGTGAGGAAGTGATCACATTGCAGAATTTCCTTTACTGTATATAAATTGAATAATTTCATCTTGATTGCTAGAATCCAAGTTGGTGCATATAACCAAATTATACTATGATTCCCAAAAATCTGGGAGTGAAACATTTGATATGAAATCGTTGGAAGCAAAGTCTAACTGGTAATGTTCAGAAAGGATGGAGAAGaaaccaagtatttttttttggtttcatcTTGTACCGTACGTCAGTTAGTACCTGGTAGATTAAGAGGCAAAACAGGTGAGAACGGATATACTGTCAACTCACATGTAACCTTTGCAAAACTGAACTTTTCACCTTCATAaccctctttcctcccctctcttctgtATCCCCATTGCCAACACCACAATGTGACaagaaatggagagaaataaTGGGAACGGTAGGAGGATGAGGCAGGTTACAAAAGATAATCCTATCATTGCTTTGGTTGGGTACAAACCATCTTTTTACAGCCTGAAAAGCAACTTTTGCTTTACAATACTGTAACAACTTTGAATTGCAACAATAAATAGCAGTGAGTGTCTCACTCCCTCAGCTCTGTTACCGAGGTCTTCCCTTCTAACAGTACCAAGATACATCATTCTTTAATCCGCCACTAGTAAGGGAAACACGATGACAGGGGGACATAACCCAAGTCTGGAAACTGCTGTTGGCAGTAGAAAGAAGATTCCTCTTTATAAtgtggcaggaagaaaaaaatgaattaaattgaTGCTTGGGATCGAAAGAAAATCTTAAGACCTAGTTTAAGAGATTGTATGTTAACTATTTTAGATGCTGTACTGTATTTGGGTCATGTCACTGAAATACACAGGGCATTTTGCTGGCTGTGgcgggttgaccctggctggacctCAAGtgtccaccaaagccactctgtcactcccctcctcagctggacaggggagagaaaatataacaaaaggcttgtgggtcgagataaggacagggagagatcacttaGCATTTACTGTCAGGGGCAAAACAAAACTGACTTagggaaattagcttaatttattaccaatcaaatcagagtaggataacaagaaataaacccaaatcttaaaacaccttccccccacccctcctttcttcccaggcttaactttactcccgattTGTCTACCATCTCCCCCACCAaaggcacagggggatggggaatgagggttgtggtcagttcatgacccgttgtctctgctgctccttcctcctcatggggaggactcctcacactcttcccctgatcCAGTGTGGGTTcttcccacgggagacagtcctccacaaactgctccagcatgggtccctgcaggtcacaagtcctgccagcaaacctgctccagcctgggctccttgggaccacagctcctgccaggagcctgctccagtgcaggcttcccacGGGGCCACAGCCTCCTTtggcacatccccctgctctggtgtggggtcctccttGGCCTGCAGGTGGGTATCGGCTCCTCCGTTAACCTCggtgggtgcagggcacagctgcatCACCAGGGCCTGcacggggggctgcaggggaatctctgctccggtgccgcctccccctccttctccactgaccttggtggctgcagagttgttgctctcacatattctcactcctctctctggctgaagttgctgttgcacagcaactttttccccttgtTAAAaacgttatcccagaggcactaccaccgtcactgatgggctcggccttggccggcggcgggtctgtcttggagccggccGCATTGGCTCTGCCGGACACAGGGAGAGCTtcgagcagcttctcacagaagccacccctgtaccccccagctaccaaaaccttgccacgcaaacccaatacactggCCCATGTAAAAACTTCCCTTTCACAACATGCCAGCCTTCCTCGCCTCCCTCTGTGAGGTTTCTTTTGTCCTTCCCCATTCGAGCCTTCCCTTTGGTACCTCTCTAGCTCCCTTCGTTGTTTCCCTCCCAGTGCGTTGTTTTGCCAATGGCCGTTACACTGCTTGCACACTTAAGTCTGGTTTCAGTGGATTATTTGGGTTCTTTTTGCAGTAGTTTCATTCTATGGCCATTACCAGGAATATGATGGTGACAAAGTGAAGAGCTAGCCTTTAAAATGGACAGGAATCCATGCCTAACCCACTCATAGGTGGGAAATGGCAAATGAACTTCCTGACTTACTTGGAAAGATCTTTGAGAAAGATATTTTTGACACAATGTTAAACGAAACAAAACATACCACCActcccaaaaataaaaaatggaggtTGTTTTTGTCAGGCCCACAGCAATAAAATGAAGGCAATTATTCTGCCATCCCAGCACAGCCACTAATACTGAGCTTCCTAGCAGCCTATATTTCTTATGAAGGACACATTTAGTCCCAAAATGCCGTAAGAACACTGGACTGCagagtttctgctgcttctgttcacCTGAGCTTCTTGTGACATCTTTCTTCCCTTTAATTTAGCTTATCTGTAGTGGAACAGGAAcatattatttataaatgttaATAAGTTTTGGAAAATATTACAAATTCTACTATTAGCAAATGGTGAAAGCTGGATATCTAAGAAAGTTGTCTTTCATGTATTCTGGCTTTCTAACAAAGGTTAAAGGGAATGGGCTTCATTAAAACAGGCCATGGTTCTCACCTGTGGGGCTGTCTCAGGAAATAATACTTGTACAATGAGAATGAAAATAGATACATGCTTAGAGGCTACTTCCCCAAAGTGTGAAAGCATCTCTCAACACCTTACATACTCTCCAGTTTCTGGAAAATCTATTTCTCTGAAGAGCCCACTTAGAAACAGAAGTCCTCACAAGGATGCACTTGCTCAAGAGAAGGCAATACAAGGAAAATGGATGTCAAGAATTCATTTAACTCTTCCAGAAACTCAGTTAATCTGAGACTGTGTTCTCTTTCCATCCTATGACTTTTTTCTCCATcctatttctttatctttcttcttttcccactTGTTTGTCTCCTGATCCTGTaaggaagggaaaggaataatttttagCAATAAATACAAACAGTTTCAAAAGTTACAAAAAGTATAGTTACAAGAAGTAGAAACTTCCTTGTGAATTTGTCTCAAAACATGTGCCAACCCAGCCATTGCACACGGGTACAATGATGAAATGCCAGCGGACAATATCCAGTGGTTCCTGTGGCATGCAAAGTTGTATGAGTTTCTCTCTTAAGGAATGCTTGTGTTGAAAATCAATCCAGAAGTAGTGAATCACGGGATTTCTAGGGCCATAACTTCCATTAGAGTTCCACCAAGATACTGAAGACAATTTCTGAACTTGTTTATTTTCAGTGCAGATACCTAAAAAGGCAACATCTCCGTAAACACTGAATCCACATCTTGCACGCACAGTGCTAAGAACCATGTGAGATACTGTGCTGATACCACACttaagaaatacagcaaatgaaaaattcagttttcctgCAGTAAGTAGCTTCTCCAGTTGGAAATACATTCCCATTTTCCCTTTGTTACATTGGAGGCAGTGTTGAGTTACATCCTTCTATAAAAACCACAGGCACTATCTGCTGCTGATACCAGATTTGTAATGCCCAAACTTTCTGTCCTGTTGCAGCCGTCTAAAGAGCAACGTTGATGGGAAGTTCTTGGTGGATGGAGTGCCCTTCAGCTGCTGCAACCCAGGCTCCCCACGGCCCTGCATCCAGTACCAGCTGACAAACAACAGTGCTCACTACAACTATGATTTTCTGACAGAGGAGCTCAATATCTGGGTGAAGGGGTGCAGAGAGGCCCTGCTGGAGTACTACACAGCTATTATGAGATCCATTGGTATTTCAGCATTGCTTATTTGGTTGTTTGAGGTAAGTCTCATAAAAATGATCTGGGTCAGATTAATCGGAGTCTTTGTGCTCTCTAGGATGGGAAACAACCAGAGTGTAACATATGCGAAGTGCCTCGGTATGTAGTATAAAGTCCACAAGCACTTCAAGACTGTTGCCAGACTTCCTTTAGTACAGACAACTTTCTCAAAGTCCCCAGAGCAGAAGCAAATCTCACTTAAGATGAAAACTATTAGAAATTATGTATATAGTTCTGTATATTTACACAGCTTTTTCAGTAGACTATGGCATATTCCCTTCCCTGAAGCCTTTATGGGATCAGATACGAGATGACACATACAGTGGCACAACTGCAAGGAAATTAGGTGAGATGTTGGTGCCGGAAACAACAGGCCTTTGGCAGCACATGAAGAAGCTGTGAACCAGCTCTCTGTGCTCCCTTACATATCAACAAGCGGGGCACATTTATCGCGATTCCAACGGAACTGTGAAAGTGTGGCTTTTTCCTAAACTTATGCTTGAGCCTCTACTATAGGCCGTCCGTCGTAATTTTAATGCATTGACATGTAGGACACATATGGCTTACATACGAATGATTAAActccttggagaaaaaaaagatttaatcaaggccagtgggaaaaaaaaaaaaaaaaaacaacaaaaacatagAAACTAGCAGActgcaagttaattttttttccccagtgaccGATGGTTCCATTAATTGATCATCCATTCTACACCAGTTAGTTGTAGTCTCCGAGGCTGCAGTGTTCCCGAGTACTTCTAGGTATTTATGTGCTAACAACATGCAAGCGGGAATGCTACCTGAAGAATGGAGAGAGAATCAATCAATCTCTCCctggtatttttctttctaaaaaatcTAATTAATTGGGAGAGAGGTTAGATATATTGCTGGGATAAAGAATTTGTCTGCCTTAGTCAATATTAATTATTAGGCCTGTAAATAAGTCAGAAAGCTGACTTAATGGTAGGATTAAGGTTGTAGTTTAAACTCTGTTTAACCATTAACTGTTTTTTGCAGCTCTCTGTACTTATTGGTGTCCGGTACCTACAAACAGCAATGAAGAATGTCCTTCTGCTAGGAGATCTGGAGGGTGAATCGGAGGGTTGGTTACTAGAAAACAGCTTTGTGGAAACTGCCAAATACAACATCAGCATCATTAAGAACCTCGGCAAAGCCAACCAGATCTCCACTGTCTCAGGCATGAATGACCCCAACATTGAGGTTCGAAACACAAACTGTGGGAAAACCAATGTTACAACAACATCTATTCCAGCAGCTAGCTAGGCAAGTCTCCAAAGAAACATCACCACAAGTGTAGCTCTGACATATTACAGTCTTACAGTTAACAGATTTTTcactggtgggggaaaaaaaagggaagaaaactagTAAGACAATTGAACATACCACGGACTAGCGGCAGCTCCAAAACCATACTTTTTTGATACTTCTTTGGCTGGATGTATTTTTACTAATTCTTGCGAAATCCCTGATTTTCAACACTGCACAAAACAAACTTTTGAAATTTTCCCCACTTACTCTCCCTTGCTTACATACTTCTGTCATGGTCTGAATACATCAGAATAATCATTATGCACAAGGAAATATTCCAAATAGGATTAGTCTACTGTGTACCAACAAAATTTGTCATTACTGGCATTACATCTGTAGAAATCCCAGCAGAAGGGAAATCCCAAAAGAAATTATTACACTGGAtaaaatgattctttaaaaaaagacaaaaactatgAAATGAAAACTCTGTTAGTCCAAGTTAGGATAGAGAGAACTTATACATATATTGCAGCCCTTCTAAAAGAACCTAGGTGAAATTGAGTTGAAGGCAATGAAAGTTAGCATCATATATTTCACTGTTCTTGAGGTTTTTTCCCAAAATAGTCTGAagtatcttttcatttttctccttccataGTTTAGAGAAAACTAGCTGCTGGAAGTTCTCTGCTCAAGAAACTAACTGACAGCTCATGCCAGGACATTTAAAATTCCAAGTAGCATGTGATAGCACAAGTTTAAGACCAAGCAGATATTTCCCATAAAACAAATACTGATGATTCTAGATGTTTAAAAGCTCCTAATTTCAAAAGTACTTACATAGATCCAGGGGCTGGAAGATAAGGGATTATTTGGAACCAGTGAAGGCAAAGGTAGACTGACAGAACTCCCATCACGTTCCTAGTACAGCGCTCAGGAACGGTGTCAATGCACGGAGTGAAAGCCTGCTACACCCGAGACACTTGTAGTTACAGGATGACCTACAACTGTAATTCATCATTAACAGTAAGCAGGAAAAACCTACCGATAGAGGATaaaaaaccaaatgaaatattttacttgttACTGTTCTGAATAAGACATTGTTTGAATATAACTTTGGACAGCTTGTGCATTCTTTGTGTATAATCAAGTAAAAGAAGTTATATCATTGGATATTCAAAGCAGAACTAttcttgcttttgaaattgtGCAAAAGTAACAGTGAAGATTCCTTTACCTGCCTAAacaatgttgttttctgtaaCACTAGAATAAGCAAGAATTAGACTGCAAGAATATATTGTAAATAAAGTGTGTGATGTAATAATTTGTACTGTAATTCAAGCAGGCTATATGCATGATCATAATTTCAAATGCAATTGCTTCACTGCTTAAAATTTTAGGCCTATTCTTaagtagttaaaaagaaaaatggacagATGGGGTTTGCCTGTAGCAGATGTTTTGCAAAAGGCAAGTAAAAGGCAAGACCATTAGAAAACAGTTCTTTCCCTGGCAAAGCCTCTCAACTTCCAGGAAAGAGCAGTTTGGGACTTGATATAATGAAGAGGGTATTTGtgtcactgtattttaataaatcTCAGAGGATATTTTTATCTATGAATTTGcatagtatttttctttaaactcattCATGTTTATGATATCCAAACCACAACAAGTTTCAGAATTTCTCACAATGCAGTTCTGCATTGTTTGAAAAACTGCTCCTCTTTGCTTGTTTACTCCCTGACAACTTAATCAGGTACCCCCTAATTCTTGCTGTAAGATGTAGCTGATTCCTTATTTATTCCCTTCCATGTCACTCCCGATTTTACAATCCTTTATTATCATCTCTCTTGGTCCTATCTTTCCAAGTTGAAGAAGTTGCTATTTAACCCTTTCTTCTATAGAAGTTATTTCACACCTTTGATAATTTTCATCACTCTTCTCCATTTATTAGTTTTAAACAAACACTGGGTAGAACTGAAGACATTATGAACTAAATAGctcttctgtccttttcttttcctaagaATTCCTATTGATTGCCCTTTTGACTCTTTCTGAGCATTGAGATAACATTTTCACAGAACTATCCacaaaaacagtaagaaaacctTTGATATGAATATATCTGAgggtgctggtgggcagcaggCTCACTGGGAGGCAGCCGTGTGTCCTGGCAGCCATGAGGACAAATCACCCCCACACAGCTCATTCACTTTCATACAGAGAGAATACATTTTACCATAAAAGACTAGTTAATATTTGATAAGTTAACCTTCTGTCGCTCAGCCAACTGCCAAAAACTGCAGCAGTGGCTAGCGATGTGATCACTTGTGAAATTAACTGAGTATCAACATATGTTTCACAGTCCTTGTCTTCACTATCGCCAGCAACTACTTAGCCATTAGATTGTTCACTTTATCCTGTACAGAGTCCCAATCAATATAGATATATTACAAAAAGATGACAGCTCATTTCACAGTAATCAggataaaatttactttttaaaataaatgctttcttctttgctttgtATGTTAGCTTCCTCAGACAGTGGAAGTGCACCCTACATATCTGTAAAGCTTGCTTTGCAGCAGCTGTTGCAATAGTTTGGGTTTCCTGAAGTATTTAACATTACAGCCACTGGATCAAGAAAACAAACTCAGGTAGCAGCAGACTCCATCTTTAATTCTCTGTAATTTATAAAGACGAAGATGGCATTAGCAAGCCAAGCCTTTAAGCCAGAGCATCTGCtcagatacagaaataaatacGATTTGGGGGACACTTCTTATCCTACTTGTTATTAATGCTTAATCCAGTCAGAATTAATAATGATACATTCGTGCAACAGCCAGAGTAATAATTCACCTATGCATAAAACTATCTTCTTTATTAAGttcttcataaaaaaaaccctggaacattttaattttcagtttctggtgAAGGCACTATAACAGTTCATGTAGAAATTGCAATTATGATACTCTTCCTTTAAAGCTTTCTGATTAATACTGAAAACACTTGCTCTACATTTatcataaagaaaaattaataatatacaAATATAGCACATTTACAgttacatttatattaaaaaaaatgaacacagcaCGTTTCCTTAGAAGCTAGAAACCTCCCTTCTGcaacctgattttttaaaaattgtatacAATCATCAGTCCTCTACAACACAAGATTCATGATATTTAAAATCTTACAAATCACTTGCTACACATGTGCTTTGTATCAGTTTCCCACCATGGGAGCATTTTCGCTCTGCATCCATGCAGTTTAGCAAAGAACCATAAAGGTGTAAAGCTCATGGAACACAGGTGGAGTCTTTTATTTCTGAGAAGACCATCACTTACATGGATGACATAGTCCTGCTCCTGTAATACCAATTAACTGAGGCAGGCTGCCTGGAGTATGTAGATCGAATTGCTCTATGAAGTTCTGTACAAGTCTGaactgggaaaataaatgttCCTAGATCATCTACACTATCACAATATTGAGATAGTTTGCTTTCGCCACTTTTAGTAAAGGTTGGCATGATTCACAGAAAGATAAATGGGATGAAAGAAGATTGGAGGGTTTTTATCATCTGGAGTGGATTATTCCTCAGGCTGCCATGGTACGTTCAGGATAAGCTTCAAGCAGAAACTCTGGTACACTGGATGACCTCTCCCCAAGCACTAGACCGTATCTCAGTACTTGTACCCAAAGAGGCTAATATCACACTTCAGACACTATTAAG includes:
- the LOC141943159 gene encoding photoreceptor outer segment membrane glycoprotein 2 gives rise to the protein MAVLKVKFTKTKRDKLAQILWILNWVSVVSGVILFSLGLFLKIEIKKRNEVMAKGDINSVPNMLISVGVIACIINFLGGKICYDCSDANKFSRWKLVMLPYIVCTFCFTFSILVGALMCYAMRNELEESLYLGLRDAIKFYKDTDIPGRCFLKKTVDMLQIGFQCCGNNGFRDWFEIQWVSTRYLNMASKEVLDRLKSNVDGKFLVDGVPFSCCNPGSPRPCIQYQLTNNSAHYNYDFLTEELNIWVKGCREALLEYYTAIMRSIGISALLIWLFELSVLIGVRYLQTAMKNVLLLGDLEGESEGWLLENSFVETAKYNISIIKNLGKANQISTVSGMNDPNIEVRNTNCGKTNVTTTSIPAAS